A portion of the Lolium rigidum isolate FL_2022 chromosome 1, APGP_CSIRO_Lrig_0.1, whole genome shotgun sequence genome contains these proteins:
- the LOC124682588 gene encoding uncharacterized protein LOC124682588 produces MGIRVPSPFCVLLLLPHCFHSRRFLCRPVSANAAVTGHGAAAVLISRIRLQVFDKNPTDGTAHFMVFTLCRAASRTLQSPKAAPLHAADVVAASSSPSLGAAPPHHRCLWEQRHLTPSMLTPPSPEASPLHSIDVVVAWSTTTSLSPDHSKRCKSRIKKSTMEALQNYVGVQHFWVILS; encoded by the exons ATGGGGATTCGCGTGCCTTCTCCTTTCtgcgtgctgctcctcctccctcATTGCTTCCATTCGCGGCGGTTCCTCTGCCGCCCTGTCTCCGCTAACGCCGCCGTCActggccatggcgccgccgctgttCTCATCTCAAGAATACGTCTACAG gtgtttgacaAAAATCCCACAG ACGGTACTGCACACTTCATGGTGTTCACTTTGTGTCGTGCTGCCTCGCGGACGCTGCAGTCGCCCAAAGCAGCACCGCTTCATGCCGCTGATGTCGTCGCCgcctcatcatcaccatcattggGAGCAGCGCCACCTCATCATCGCTGTCTCTGGGAGCAGCGCCACCTCACGCCATCGATGCTGACACCGCCATCGCCCGAAGCATCGCCACTTCATTCCATTGATGTCGTCGTCGCTTGGAGCACCACCACATCGTTGAGCCCTGATCACAGTAAAAGATGCAAGTCACGAATTAAGAAATCTACCATGGAGGCGCTGCAAAATTATGTTGGTGTCCAGCATTTTTGGGTAATTCTATCCTGA